The Chloroflexota bacterium genome contains the following window.
GGGAGCCGGGAAGACCGCCCTATGCGTCGGCATTGGTAGGTGGTTACAGCGAAGCGGTAGGAAGGTAACTTATCTCAAACCGATCCTCACCGAAGGGAAGAATGGAGATGCCAGGTTCGTAATGCAGGCCCTGGGAATGGAGGAGCCTGCAGCGTCCCTTACACCTCTGTACCTCAGGCAACAGGAGATCAAAGCTGCTATGAATGGCGGTATCCTGGGCGACAAGATAAAGCAGGCGTACGACCGTATAGCAGCAGGAAGAGACGCAGTCCTCCTAGAGGGGCTGGCCGGGTTAAGTACAGACGCGGAACTGGCCGAGGCTTCCTACCGGATAGCGGAGGCGGTGGATGCCAGGGTGATGATGGTCGTGGCATACCGGAACAACTTGCCCTGGCAGAACCTGGTCTCAGCGGCGAAGACGTTTGGTCAACGCTTTTTGGGGCTGGTGATCAGCCAAGTGCCGCAAAAGAAGGTGGATGTGATGCGCGGTGAGGCTATTTCGCAGCTCAGCAGGGAAAAGATTAGGGTACTGGGGATATTGCCTGAAGACAGGACCCTGATGGGTGTCAGTGTAGCCGAGATTGCCGAGGCTCTCCAAGCAAGAACGCTTTGCTGCCAGGAGCGGATGACAGAGGTAGTGGAAAACCTGATGATTGGCGCTATGACTCCAGATTCGGGCGCTGACTATTTCAGCCGCAAAGACAACAAGGCGGCGATAGTCCGGGGCGAGCGTCCCGATATGCAGCTAGCGGCGCTGGCCACTTCGACCAGGTGTCTGATCCTCACTGGAGGCGTAGAACCAGCAGGACAGATGCTGACCTGGGCCGAGGAAAATGGCGTACCTGTACTGTTAACAGAGAAGGACACGCTTTCTACGGTGGCAGGGGTGGAGCAAGCCTTTGTCCAGGCCAGATTCCGTCAGCAGGGCAAGCTAGAGAAATTGGACAAGGCCCTGGAGCAGGGATTAGACTTTTTATCCTTGTCTCGGGGCCTGGGACTGGACTTGGCAAGCTGAGATACTGGTGGGATGGCAGTCTATGATGCCGAGTTGTGTAGCGGTAGCACGGGGGACTTTGGATCCCTAAGCCCTGGTTCGAATCCAGGCTCGGCAGCCAATGACTGCTGAACGCCAGAACAAGTTGATAAGCGCTCCGGTGTAGCTCAGCGGTAGAGCGGGCGGCTGTTAACCGCTTGGTCGCTGGTTCGAGTCCAGCCACCGGAGCCAGGTCATCCAAACATAGCTATAGAACTACCCGTTCGGAAGTTCTATCATTTTTCATCGGCATCTGTGGGCACAGGGTGTTGCACGACATCTTCCCTGAAAAT
Protein-coding sequences here:
- a CDS encoding phosphotransacetylase family protein, producing MPDSGALKNSMTALYVTAWTEGAGKTALCVGIGRWLQRSGRKVTYLKPILTEGKNGDARFVMQALGMEEPAASLTPLYLRQQEIKAAMNGGILGDKIKQAYDRIAAGRDAVLLEGLAGLSTDAELAEASYRIAEAVDARVMMVVAYRNNLPWQNLVSAAKTFGQRFLGLVISQVPQKKVDVMRGEAISQLSREKIRVLGILPEDRTLMGVSVAEIAEALQARTLCCQERMTEVVENLMIGAMTPDSGADYFSRKDNKAAIVRGERPDMQLAALATSTRCLILTGGVEPAGQMLTWAEENGVPVLLTEKDTLSTVAGVEQAFVQARFRQQGKLEKLDKALEQGLDFLSLSRGLGLDLAS